The Raphanus sativus cultivar WK10039 chromosome 2, ASM80110v3, whole genome shotgun sequence genome includes a region encoding these proteins:
- the LOC108822472 gene encoding proteinaceous RNase P 3: protein MKLNKPPLPSSSLLCAAPRSLSDTPPSPYSIFPRRAKVSSSTFANAKLVTLKSCAAKFHLCSSMATSDQHRSRHRDESPTKPNKKMKKKASHNQEKSLLISLHSCSKHKDLSAALALYDAAIGSGDVRLSQQHYQSLLYLCSASLGDPSLQTLAIDRGYQVFQRMVGSGASPNEASVTSVARLAAAKGDGDYAFKVVKDIVAVGGVSVPRLRTYSPALLCFCERLEAEKCYEVEEHMDASGIALEEVEISALLKVSVATGRESKVYRYLHKLRECVGFVSEETSKVIEEWFCSEKASEVGRDSGGNGSDIELLRAAALKNGGGWHGLGWVGEGKWIVKKGNASPDGECLSCGERLACVDTNEEETENFVNSLVALAVERKAKMNSCEPMEDFSEFQEWLEKHGDYEAILDGANIGLYQQNFVDGGFSLPQLEAVVKELYNKSGNKKWPLILLHKKRVNALLENANHRNVVEEWIDNNVLYTTPPGSNDDWYWLYAAAKLKCLLVTNDEMRDHIFELLSTSFFQKWKQRHQVRYTFVKGSLKLEMPPPFSVVIQESEKGSWHVPITCQDGEVSLRNWICVTRRS from the exons ATGAAATTAAATAAACCTCCACTGCCTTCTTCATCCTTGCTCTGCGCCGCGCCTCGTTCCCTCTCCGATACTCCTCCCTCGCCCTATAGCATCTTTCCTCGCAG GGCAAAGGTTTCATCCTCCACTTTCGCCAATGCAAAGCTTGTAACTTTGAAGTCTTGTGCAGCTAAGTTTCACCTCTGTTCTTCCATGGCCACCTCTGATCAGCACCGCTCTCGCCACCGAGACGAAAGCCCTACAAAACCaaacaagaagatgaagaagaaggcaAGCCACAACCAAGAAAAGAGCCTCCTTATCAGTCTCCATTCATGTTCCAAGCACAAAGACCTCTCAGCTGCGTTAGCTCTTTACGATGCAGCCATCGGTTCCGGGGACGTCAGACTCAGCCAGCAACACTATCAGTCCCTTCTTTACCTCTGCTCCGCTTCCCTCGGCGACCCGTCTCTTCAAACCCTTGCCATTGACCGTGGCTACCAGGTTTTTCAACGTATGGTTGGTTCCGGGGCTAGTCCTAACGAAGCATCTGTCACTTCGGTGGCCAGACTGGCTGCTGCCAAGGGTGACGGTGATTACGCTTTCAAGGTTGTCAAAGACATTGTTGCTGTTGGAGGCGTATCAGTCCCACGTCTGAGGACTTATTCTCCGGCTCTGCTCTGTTTCTGTGAGAGATTGGAGGCTGAGAAGTGTTACGAAGTTGAAGAGCACATGGATGCTTCAGGTATCGCGTTGGAGGAGGTGGAGATCTCTGCTTTGCTTAAGGTAAGCGTTGCCACGGGAAGAGAGAGCAAGGTTTATAGATATTTGCATAAACTAAGGGAATGCGTTGGGTTTGTTAGTGAGGAAACTTCAAAAGTTATCGAGGAATGGTTCTGTAGTGAGAAAGCTAGCGAGGTTGGCAGAGATAGTGGGGGGAATGGTTCTGACATTGAGTTGCTTAGAGCAGCTGCTTTGAAGAATGGGGGTGGGTGGCATGGTCTTGGGTGGGTTGGGGAAGGCAAATGGATTGTGAAGAAGGGTAATGCTAGCCCTGATGGAGAATGTTTGAGCTGCGGTGAGCGTTTGGCTTGTGTAGATACCAATGAGGAAGAGACTGAGAATTTTGTAAATTCTTTGGTGGCTTTGGCTGTGGAGAGGAAGGCGAAGATGAACTCTTGTGAGCCAATGGAGGACTTCAGTGAGTTTCAG GAGTGGCTTGAAAAGCATGGAGACTATGAAGCTATACTAGATGGAGCAAACATTGGGCTCTACCAACAAAATTTTGTAGATGGTGGTTTCAGTCTACCACAG CTTGAAGCTGTAGTGAAGGAACTTTACAATAAAAGTGGCAACAAAAAATGGCCGCTGATTCTCTTGCACAAGAAACGGGTCAATGCGCTTTTAGAAAACGCTAATCACCGGAATGTGGTGGAGGAGTGGATTGATAATAATGTCCTATACACGACTCCACCAGGTTCCAATGATGATTG GTATTGGCTCTACGCTGCTGCTAAACTCAAGTGCTTGCTTGTGACTAATGATGAGATGAGAGATCACATTTTTGAACTATTAAGTACCAGTTTTTTCCAAAAATGGAAACAAAGGCATCAG GTTCGGTATACATTTGTGAAAGGAAGTCTAAAGCTTGAAATGCCACCTCCTTTCTCGGTTGTGATCCAG GAATCGGAGAAAGGTTCATGGCACGTTCCGATCACGTGCCAAGACGGTGAGGTTTCTTTAAGAAACTGGATATGCGTTACGAGACGGAGTTGA
- the LOC108841157 gene encoding uncharacterized protein LOC108841157 encodes MAMMKIPNEYAKLEKEDASEMIHRRAQFLIQKILKRADTETLRRQQKRSILIRTSSFRVVGMRMKIGKKLRKLRKSCVMANKYSDLMPRFLKSLRRFILCASSRNVSDLSPLFAIHV; translated from the coding sequence ATGGCGATGATGAAGATTCCAAACGAATACGCAAAGCTAGAGAAAGAGGATGCTAGTGAGATGATCCACAGGAGAGCCCAGTTTCTGATCCAAAAGATTCTCAAACGCGCGGACACAGAGACATTAAGACGGCAACAGAAGAGAAGTATTTTGATCAGAACGTCTTCGTTTAGAGTGGTGGGAATGAGAATGAAGATTGGCAAGAAGCTTAGGAAGCTAAGGAAGAGTTGTGTAATGGCGAATAAATATAGTGATCTTATGCCACGTTTTCTTAAATCTCTTAGGCGTTTTATCTTATGTGCATCTTCTCGGAATGTCTCTGATCTTTCTCCTCTCTTTGCCATCCAcgtttga